The following are from one region of the Fusarium verticillioides 7600 chromosome 1, whole genome shotgun sequence genome:
- a CDS encoding palmitoyltransferase PFA4, translated as MAGLNDVPFIKGLAVPSVCALITFLGYFSQFLFHYSTSLEPGPPSRRETIIFNTLLLTLWLTYYRAVTVDPGRYIFKDRVIDADGQRWCNKCAAPKPPRAHHCRHCARCVPKMDHHCPWTRNCVSMTTFPHFLRFLVYANISLWMLGYFLWQRFSKIWEHRNLPAYLGPSLSGLTGLSLIAIVNFFTTVALGIMLINTVRSWIFNQTMIEGWEQERHEALMDKGPKDWWDITGPDGEKVRFERLEFPYDIGFFGNMAQAMGTRNILMWFFPLGRNPTIAKDGTGSGWEWEENGFNRVEGLWPPPDPDKIRRAARGWPAANRDYAEELRQASMSSSEFKAEFLKRKADDEKRKRHLMAELEEVDDYDMYDDEEYDREFDQDLGWVNSDGDRLRDYGVDEEESEAEAADEDVPLAELMRRRKVLQRDISDD; from the coding sequence atggccggCCTCAATGACGTGCCCTtcatcaagggtcttgccGTGCCCTCTGTATGTGCTCTGATCACATTTCTTGGCTATTTCTCTCAGTTTCTCTTCCACTACTCGACGTCTCTCGAACCAGGTCCTCCCTCGCGCCGCGaaaccatcatcttcaacaccctcctcctcacacTATGGTTGACGTACTACCGAGCCGTAACCGTCGACCCGGGCCGATATATATTTAAGGACCGTGTCATTGACGCTGATGGGCAGCGATGGTGTAACAAATGTGCGGCGCCGAAACCACCTCGGGCGCATCATTGTCGCCACTGCGCGAGATGTGTTCCCAAGATGGATCATCATTGTCCTTGGACTAGAAACTGTGTATCAATGACTACCTTTCCACACTTTCTACGCTTCTTGGTATATGCAAACATATCACTCTGGATGCTTGGCTACTTCCTCTGGCAAcgcttctccaagatctgggaACATCGAAACCTCCCTGCATACCTAGGGCCTAGCTTATCTGGACTAACCGGATTATCGCTGATTGCAATCGTCAACTTCTTTACCACTGTCGCTTTGGGTAtcatgctcatcaacactgtTAGGTCATGGATATTCAACCAGACTATGATAGAAGGATGGGAGCAAGAGCGCCATGAAGCTCTCATGGATAAGGGACCTAAGGATTGGTGGGACATTACAGGCCCCGATGGCGAGAAAGTGCGCTTCGAAAGACTTGAGTTCCCCTACGATATCGGTTTCTTTGGCAATATGGCCCAAGCAATGGGAACCCGCAACATACTCATGTGGTTCTTCCCCCTCGGAAGGAATCCCACCATTGCTAAGGATGGCACTGGCTCAGGCTGGGAATGGGAAGAGAATGGTTTCAACCGCGTCGAAGGACTTTGGCCTCCTCCCGATCCCGACAAGATCCGCCGAGCTGCAAGAGGTTGGCCTGCCGCAAATCGTGACTACGCTGAGGAGCTTCGCCAGGCGAGCATGAGCTCCAGCGAGTTCAAGGCTGAGTTTCTCAAGCGAAAGGCCGACGATGAGAAACGCAAGAGACATCTCATGGCGGAacttgaagaggttgatgactATGATATGtatgacgatgaagagtaTGACCGTGAATTcgatcaagatcttggatgGGTGAACTCGGATGGCGATAGACTGCGAGAttatggtgttgatgaggaagagtcAGAAGCGGAGGCAGCAGACGAAGATGTGCCCCTAGCCGAGCTCATGAGAAGACGAAAAGTGCTCCAGCGAGATATTTCAGACGATTAG
- a CDS encoding myosin-1 has translation MQYIASVSGGESGDIKQIKDMVLATNPLLESFGNAKTLRNNNSSRFGKYLQIYFNAQGEPVGADITNYLLEKSRVVGQITNERNFHIFYQFAKGASQQYRETFGVQKPETYVYTSRSKCLDVDGIDDLAEFQDTLNAMKVIGLTQAEQDEIFRMLAAILWVGNIQFQEDQGGYAEVIDRSVVDFAAYLLEVTPDQLISGITIRILTPRNGEVIESPANPAQAQATRDALAMAIYSNLFDWIVERINKSLKARQPTTNTIGILDIYGFEIFEKNTFEQLCINYVNEKLQQIFIQLTLKAEQEEYAREQIQWTPIKYFDNKIVCDLIEQIRPVGIFSAMKDATKTAHADPAACDRTFMQSINGMSHAHLTPRQGNFIIKHYAGDVTYTVEGITDKNKDQLLKGLLNLFQHSGNQFVHTLFPRPVDQDNRKQPPSAGDRIRASANALVETLMKCQPSYIRTIKPNENKSPTEYNSPNVLHQIKYLGLQENVRIRRAGFAYRQDFDKFVDRFFLLSPATSYAGEFTWEGTTEAAVKQILKDTSIPKEEWQMGVTKAFIKAPETLFALEHMRDRYWHNMATRIQRMWRAYLAYRAESATRIQRFWRKKRTGAEYLQLRDHGHQVLGGRKERRRMSLLGSRRFLGDYLGVNASTGPGAQIRNAASIGTNEKAVFSCRAEILEAKFGRSSKASPRIIVVTTNKFYIIAQMLVNGHPQISVEKAVPLGAIKFIGASSARDDWFSLGIGSPQEPDPLMNCMFKTEMFTQMQRVMPGGFNLKIAETIEYAKKPGKMQQVKVLKDSQLPVDYYKSGAVHTQPGEPPSSISRPTPKGKPVPPRPITRGKLIKPGGPNGRPSRIQGNRTAKPRPGAGRAVPQPPAAVSNIAAVPAAATQSTSRIAPRPGANAAAPVPAAHNALPSHTRNASGAGRAPPPPPPPAAAARPPSPPKVMAKVLYDFAGQRENELTITANEIVEIVQKESNGWWLAKNPQTAQQAWVPAAYVEEQAPPAPRAPPAPPRSKPTPPAPPAKRPAANRKPAELQQRDSGMSLNTPNGGDSRSSTPTPSLGGSLADALLARKNAMQKEKEDDDDW, from the exons ATGCAGTACATTGCTAGTGTGTCTGGTGGAGAATCCGGAGACatcaagcagatcaaggaCATGGTGCTGGCAACCAATCCCCTACTAGAATCTTTCGGAAACGCAAAAACCCTTCGAAACAACAATTCCTCGCGTTTCGGCAAGTATCTACAGATCTACTTCAACGCCCAGGGCGAACCCGTGGGTGCCGACATCACAAACTACCTCCTGGAAAAGTCACGAGTGGTGGGCCAGATCACGAACGAGCGGAACTTCCATATCTTTTACCAATTCGCGAAGGGCGCCTCACAACAATACCGAGAAACATTCGGCGTTCAAAAACCCGAGACCTACGTCTATACCAGCCGATCAAAATGCTTGGACGTAGACGGTATCGACGATCTCGCCGAGTTTCAGGACACGCTTAATGCCATGAAGGTTATTGGCCTTACTCAGGCTGAGCAAGATGAAATTTTTCGAATGCTGGCGGCTATTCTATGGGTTGGAAATATCCAGTTTCAGGAGGATCAGGGCGGCTACGCAGAGGTTATCGATCGATCAGTGGTTGACTTTGCCGCCTACCTGTTAGAAGTTACCCCTGACCAGCTCATCAGCGGTATCACAATCCGAATCCTGACACCTCGAAATGGCGAAGTTATCGAATCGCCAGCCAACCCTGCCCAAGCACAGGCTACCCGGGATGCTCTAGCAATGGCCATCTACAGCAACCTCTTCGACTGGATCGTCGAGCGCATCAACAAGTCTCTCAAGGCGAGGCAACCGACAACCAATACAATCGGTATTCTGGATATCTACGGATTTGAGATTTTCGAGAAGAACACTTTCGAGCAGTTGTGCATCAACTACGTCAACGAGAAGTTGCAACAGATCTTCATTCAACTgactctcaaggctgagcaggaggaATATGCCAGGGAACAGATTCAATGGACCCCCATCAAGTACTTCGATAACAAGATTGTGTGTGACCTTATCGAACAGATCCGGCCAGTTGGTATCTTCTCTGCTATGAAGGATGCCACCAAGACTGCACACGCTGACCCCGCTGCTTGCGATCGCACATTCATGCAGAGTATCAACGGCATGTCTCACGCCCATCTTACCCCTCGTCAAGgaaacttcatcatcaagcattACGCTGGTGATGTCACGTATACTGTCGAAGGTATTACGGATAAGAACAAGgatcagcttctcaagggGCTTTTGAATCTCTTCCAGCACAGTGGAAACCAATTTGTTCATACCCTGTTCCCTCGGCCTGTTGACCAAGATAACCGAAAGCAACCTCCTTCTGCAGGCGATCGCATCCGAGCTTCCGCCAATGCCCTGGTCGAGACGTTGATGAAGTGTCAGCCCTCATATATCCGTAccatcaagcccaatgaGAACAAGTCGCCAACAGAATATAACAGCCCCAATGTATTGCATCAGATCAAGTATCTTGGCCTTCAAGAAAACGTTCGAATTCGTCGTGCCGGTTTTGCTTACCGTCAAGATTTTGACAAGTTCGTTGACcgattcttcctcttgtcTCCTGCTACCTCATACGCTGGTGAATTCACTTGGGAGGGAACAACTGAGGCTGCCGTAAAGCAGATTCTCAAGGATACCAGCATTCCTAAGGAAGAGTGGCAAATGGGTGTCACCAAGGCCTTCATCAAAGCGCCAGAGACGCTCTTTGCCCTCGAGCATATGAGAGACAGATATTGGCACAACATGGCTACGCGAATCCAGCGCATGTGGAGGGCTTACCTCGCCTACCGAGCCGAGTCGGCGACCCGAATTCAGCGATTCTGGCGAAAGAAGCGAACCGGAGCAGAGTACCTTCAGCTTCGTGACCATGGCCACCAGGTTCTTGGAGGTCGCAAGGAGAGACGCCGTATGAGTCTGTTGGGTTCCCGACGATTCCTTGGCGACTACCTGGGTGTCAATGCAAGCACCGGCCCTGGAGCCCAGATTCGCAACGCTGCCAGTATTGGTACAAACGAAAAGGCGGTATTTTCATGCCGTGCTGAGATTCTGGAGGCCAAATTTGGTCGATCCAGTAAAGCAAGCCCTCGAATTATCGTCGTCACTACCAACAAGTTCTACATCATTGCTCAAATGCTTGTGAATGGCCACCCACAAATCTCAGTTGAGAAAGCAGTGCCTTTGGGAGCCATTAAGTTCATCGGTGCCTCATCAGCGCGCGATGATTGGTTCTCGCTTGGCATTGGCTCCCCTCAGGAACCTGACCCCTTGATGAATTGTATGTTCAAGACAGAAATGTTTACTCAGATGCAGCGAGTGATGCCCGGTGGATTCAACCTTAAGATCGCTGAGACAATCGAGTATGCCAAGAAGCCCGGCAAGATGCAGCAGGTTAAGGTCTTGAAGGATTCACAGCTTCCAGTTGATTACTACAAGAGTGGTGCTGTTCACACGCAGCCCGGTGAGCCACCGAGCTCCATCTCTAGACCTACACCCAAGGGCAAGCCTGTACCTCCTCGCCCCATCACTCGAGGTAAGCTTATCAAGCCTGGTGGCCCTAACGGTCGACCTTCTCGCATCCAAGGCAATCGAACTGCCAAGCCTAGACCAGGGGCAGGTCGTGCCGTGCCTCAACCACCAGCTGCTGTCTCCAATATTGCTGCTGTTCCCGCTGCCGCCACCCAAAGCACTTCTCGTATCGCTCCTCGTCCTGGTGCGAACGCTGCTGCTCCAGTTCCTGCTGCCCACAACGCTCTCCCAAGCCACACTCGCAATGCTAGTGGCGCTGGACGTGCACCcccaccaccgcctcctcctgctgccgCAGCACGTCCACCAAGCCCGCCCAAGGTGATGGCCAAGGTCTTGTATGACTTTGCTGGACAACGAGAAAACGAGCTCACTATCACTGCTAATGAGATCGTTGAGATTGTGCAGAAGGAATCCAATG GTTGGTGGTTAGCCAAGAACCCTCAAACGGCACAACAGGCTTGGGTCCCTGCAGCTTATGTCGAGGAACAAGCTCCACCTgcacctcgagctcctccgGCTCCTCCGCGATCCAAGCCAACACCCCCTGCGCCCCCAGCCAAGCGCCCTGCTGCTAACCGTAAGCCTGCCGAGCTTCAGCAGCGCGACTCTGGCATGAGCCTCAATACGCCCAATGGAGGAGATAGCCGCAGCAGCACACCGACACCCAGCTTGGGTGGTAGCTTGGCAGATGCTCTGCTGGCTAGAAAGAATGCTATgcaaaaggaaaaggaggatgacgacgactgGTAG